A genomic region of Rhipicephalus sanguineus isolate Rsan-2018 chromosome 3, BIME_Rsan_1.4, whole genome shotgun sequence contains the following coding sequences:
- the LOC119388030 gene encoding transmembrane protein 98: MDAVVAVAISVLAVVFVSSLVALIVVCRHRYCSNKDHLSRQLQDSRPDVHLIHSQNEAADMELDDVRLHPDIEKILADEQWVDDATGLVPHCLAVLKTCHQLTERLVTASVGSVRRPATQAQLAELAQLAQRVGPRVDDVVRAMYPPLDARLLEARCTALMLSVVHLTLVMRSFCGQPSNPGWIDEYLAHAEGHLQVLREAGLAADTTSQQMPSTGDGSLQQQMATGNVSAWKPSVDRHVSA, translated from the exons ATGGATGCCGTAGTAGCGGTAGCCATCAGTGTGCTAGCTGTGGTGTTTGTGAGCTCCCTGGTTGCCCTGATCGTGGTGTGCCGGCATCGATATTGCTCTAACAAAGACCACCTCAGCCGTCAGCTACAGGACTCTCG GCCTGATGTGCACCTGATCCACAGTCAAAATGAGGCAGCTGATATGGAGCTCGATGATGTCCGCTTGCACCCAGACATTGAGAAGATTCTGGCAGATGAGCAGTGGGTAGACGATGCCAC GGGATTGGTGCCCCACTGCCTGGCTGTTCTCAAGACGTGCCACCAGTTGACCGAGCGCCTGGTGACTGCCTCTGTGGGATCGGTGCGGCGTCCGGCAACCCAAGCGCAGCTAGCCGAGCTAGCGCAGCTTGCCCAGAGAGTTGGACCACGTGTGGATGATGTGGTGCGCGCCATGTATCCACCCCTGGATGCCAGGCTGCTGGAAGCACG TTGTACTGCCCTGATGCTTTCTGTTGTACACCTGACATTGGTGATGCGTTCCTTCTGTGGCCAGCCCAGCAACCCTGGCTGGATTGATGAGTACTTGGCACATGCTGAAGGACACCTTCAG GTTCTTCGTGAAGCTGGCCTAGCTGCAGACACCACAAGCCAGCAGATGCCGTCAACTGGTGATGGCTCTCTGCAGCAGCAAATGGCAACTGGCAATGTCTCCGCGTGGAAGCCGAGTGTTGACCGCCACGTATCGGCGTGA